CTGAACAAGCCTCATCTCAAGCATCTGAACAAGCCTCATCTCAAGCAGCACCAGCCTCATCACTGAACCCTCCCCATTACCTCTAAGTTGTATAGAGCATTTGTGTAAACCTCTTTAGGGCATGTTAGTCTTGGAGGTAGCTGCCCAAGACCCTCAAGCCTTTTCTTGTTAACATGTGGTATTTTATACCCATTCCCCCCTGCATGGTTCATGATCTCAATCATGCACATTTGTAGAGTTAGGAAAAttctgttgagcttgtaaaccttaTAGCCTTCAAATTCCTCCAAAACACCTGCAATAAGGTCTTATAGTGTTTTAGGACTCAGACAATCTGTCAGCGATTGCAGCGAGTTGAAAAACCCAAGGTCAAGCACATTCAAATCAGGACTGTTGGCAGGCTGTTGTACTAATCTAATGTCAAGTCCAGTTTTTGCGACAGCTGCTAGAAATTCCTGGTCATCTCGCAAGATATGGGGCTTAGCATTATCCTGCTGAATGTAGATGGTCTGACCAGCATCACTTTCCGGCCAAACTGCTTGTATCGCTGGCAAGACCTTCTCTATCAGGAACTCCCTCATCACTTTTCTGTCGACCTTTATTGACTTTGTCTCTATTGTACCTTTGGGTCTGTTGTCGCTTCTCCTCTGAGCAGGAACTTCTTTCACGAATGGCCAGATACTGATTTTCCTAGAGAATGTCACGTTTCCTTCCCTGTCCCACCTTGGCCTAGCAACGGCCGTTAAGAACATCACCTTGCCAATACAGTTGCCGTGTATAGGCCTCGTAGGCTCTTCCTCCCCATCCAGCAGATAATATGTTCTATTCTTCTTTGTCATGTTAAACCACTTCTCGTCAATATGGACAACATTATGCATAGTCTTGAACTTAGGCCTCGCAGTTGCTGTTGTTGCCTCATCAAGCATCGACAAACAAAATTTCATCCTAACCATCTTATTCTTTTCCTTTAAAGCCGGCTTCACACAGTTTGTATGCCTCCTAATCAAATTCAGCATGAATTTTCTATGAAGTGTGGTAGGGCTACATCCCAATTGCCAGGCTAGTGACCTAAGAGTAGACCTCCTGTTTAATGGGATTGTTAGGATTTTTTCTAGGTTAATGTCCTTAGTCTTTCTTCCACTATTTCCTTTTCTCTGATCGGCAATATCTACTTCTTGACCTTGTTGAATTTGCAACATTGCTTTCCTCCAAATTCTTTGTATATTCCAAACACCCACTCCAAATTTTTTTGCAATGTATTGCGTATCAGTTTTCTTAAAAGTGCCTCCTCTACTCATACACAGTGTATGCAATGCTACATAAGCAGCAATTTTTTGCTGGTCATTGAGGGTTTTATTTTTTCTACCAACTTGCCCAGCACCTGCACCAAGACATACAACAAAGAAATGATTAAATGAAATGATCAAGTGATGAAGTGATGGAAGGATCAAGTGATGAAATGATCAAGTGTAACTGTACCTGGATTTTGAACAATTTCATCTCCTTCCATTCCCTGTCCGGCATCTCCTTCCATATCATCTCCTACATGTCCTTCCATTTCATTTTCTGCATCTTCATCCATTTCATCCACATCTTCTGCAGGTGGAGTGAAGTTGAGGTCTGGGAGATCCATTTTCTCCTGAAGATATGAATATGTAAGATGAAGTAGAAGTAGAAGTAGaagtacaagaagaagaagaagaagaagaagtacataTAAATTCAGTCTGTGTACTGTCAATTGCTGTATGTTTACTATCAAAGCAAGAATTAGACAATTGCTGTCTGTTTACTGTCAAAGCAAGAATGACAATATTGTTATGGTCAATTGTTGTTCGTTTACTGTCAAAGCAAGAATTAGTTTCCTAGGTTAATGAAACATTACCAGCCATAATTAGTTTTCTGTATCTTAATTATCTCTGAACATTTTCGCCTGAAAACTGAATGTACAATGTTTCTGTAGAAAATTTGGTCGAAAAGGGATGGCATGCCGACGTGTACAATGGACAGCTTGCTGATGAACAGTTTGTGGCAGTGAAGAGGTTAACAAAAATACTTAACCTCAGGGATGCTGCAGGACAGACAACCTCAGGGACGCTAGCTGCTTAACTAAACATGAAACTGAACCCGGGGTTTCTCTTTCGATGGTTGCTGCATGTGTGAGTGCAGGAGTACTTCCTTCACTACATTTAAGTTAATTAAAACTAAAATGAAAATTTTAAGTACTCCAAGATCAGTATATCAAACAGTTCAGTACTCAAAGATCAGTACATTATTTTGTTTGACAGGAGTACATTATCTACATTATCTACAGATCAGTACATTATTTAACTGTGATTTAGTGTTATGATGATTTGATATGGCGAACATAGAATCCTGCCTGCGTATTTTGAAGCAAGACTCCTGTGATGATTTATACTGAACTGTTTTATCTTGAAATTCAAGCTTACTGTATCCTGATTTAACTGGAGTACAATGTTGTAGCTTCACTTGTCTTCCAGTCAAATACTCATGTACTCCAACTTTAACTGGAGTAGGCCCCAACTTAATCACAATCAATTGTTGCATGTGGTGCTATATTAGTTCTACCAAGTTGAGGGTTTCGTTAAGTTGCATGTACCCTGAATTGAAGTAAATTAAGTTGCCTGTACCAAGTTGAGTATTtaacttttttttgaaaaggagaataacccccagcctctgcatcagaatgttgCGCGGGAGGCCGAGGCGGGCAGGCGCTGCTGGTGGCGGGACGAGCAACTGGAGCAGGAGGTCATCGCCAAGCTCGGCTGGGGCCGCCTTGGCGACGCCTATGCCAGGACCTTCTACCTCGGTGAGCCCCTCACTCTGCAACTCTGATTTAAAATGGGTTCTGTGATCCAGTACTGTAGTTCGATGAGTAGTTCTTGATCCAGTACTATAGTTCGATGAGTGCAGTCCATTTAAGGCTCTCTTTTGGTTTGCTTGTCTGAAATGAAATGAAGTAAACTAAAGTGCAGTCCATTTTCACCTTTCCTTGCTTCCTTGTTTTGATTTGATTGTAAATAAATAAGATCTCATTTCATTTGGTTTGCTTGTGTCAGGGAAAAGAAGCAATTATCCATCCTGTGAGTGAGATCATCAACACACACACTATGTCAACAGAGTAAGTAATCCCATATTTCCATTGGATTGAGATACCTCTTTTTTCCCCATTATTAGAAGCATGTGGACATTGCTGTCACAAAATCACATGGCAAAATGTTGCCACCTTGCCCTAGATGGCTCTATAAGTATACTCCCTAGGTGTAATCATGACAACACTAATCTGTCATTCACACTTTTCACAATTTTCATTCTTATTTACTGTCAGGACTGTTGGCTTTTCTTACTGTTGGTATCATTCATCAGGTTACACCCTTTTATAGAAAGTTCTTTAAATATCCAAGTATTGATCTCAAATGGACTATTGAATTTGTTTTCATTGACTCGTTGAAACTGTAGGCATGTttgcaattggacaaatggtgtataACAATGATCATCATCTCTAAATTTGACAATTGGACAACATCAGCAGGAGGACATCAACAACATCATTTTCTCATGCATTACAGGTTTCCCAATTGATCATTACACTCCAGTAATTTCTTCTGATGCCAATTGTGAGGGTGATGATCTTGTCTGATTGCCATAGTTATTGATCTTAACAAATTCTTCCTGATTGAATGTCTCCTGATCAATTTTACAGACTATTATACCTAAAAGCATCAACAAATTCTCCCAATTCTGCATTTGGCGAAAACTGATAAGAATTGGGAGCAGCGAGGAGTACCTGGCGAGGACCAGGCAGGGGAGCAGCGAGGACCGGGCGGGGGAGCAGCAAGGATCAGGCTGGTCAGTGCGGTTGAGAGGACCAGGTTGGTGCAGCGAGGACTAGATTGGGAGGAGCGGTGGGGCGGCTAGGCTGGGGCAGCGGCGATTAAATTGGGAGCGGTGGCCACCAGActgggcggaggaggaggaggaggaggagcaggcggaggaggaggaggtagagggcggaggaggaggtggccggactAGCAGCTGGAGGAGGTGGAGGGCGCAGGTGGCCTGGCGGAGGAAGACTACGAGGAGGAGCCTGGCGGAGGAAGACTACGAGGAGGAGCCTGGCGGAGGAAGACGATGACTCGTTTTCAAATCAGGGGTATTTTTGTACATTTGCTCGTTTCCACCTGGTCTGAAAAATCCCCCAACGACAACtatttcggaacagagggagtaaatcCATAATAATGCCCCAACATTAActggaaacaaaaacaaaaagtcgACGTAACAGGCAGGCCCCCTGCCAATTTTCATTAAGATAGGAGAACCACAAAATAATTCAATACTACAAAAtattccctccgtttctaaatacttgtctttctagagatttcaacaagtgactacatacggcgcaaaatgagtgaatctacactttaaaatatgtctacatacatccatatattgagtccatttgaaatgcctagaaagacaagtatttaggaacggaggaagtattcaCAAAAGGAAGAACACAGAAAAACGGGCTACATCTACATGGCAGCGGATATGGCCAACTTTCTCTGGTCAAGATCCCCTTTAACCACGAAGGCGACATCAAGAATTCTGTAAAATTCTACGGTTCTCCCCTTTGAGACATTTCAAATTCAGGATGTAAATGAGGACCTATCTTGCTGAATTTTTTTCCTCTTACACATGTTAAGATAATGGGTACGCTTGTTTCACCAGTCCTCAATCATACAAGCGGTGACAAATATACTGATAATACAATTTCTCAACAAAAAAAAAAACTGATAATACAAGCAGTGACAATACTGACAGAATAGTATATATGTGTGCTGGGGGTGCGGAAAATCGGTACAAATATGACCCTAGCTAGTCTATCCGATTGGTTGGATCCTCATATAAATCAGGGCAACCCTGTTTATATCCGCTCGTGATTCGCCCTCAACCCTAGATCCCCAAATCCCCTCCTCCCCGAGCTGCGCGACGTAAGCGTCTATTTTTTCTCATCATCTGCTTATTACTCCTTCTGTTCCAAAATAAATGACCCAATTTTATAttaactttgtattaaagttagtataaagttgagtcatctattttggaacgaagggagtacgttTCAATACTTCCTGATTTCCAATACAATACTAGGGTTTCATAAAATTGGGACTGAGTCGGGACATAAGAAGCGGCGGGCACCGCGAACCCTAGCGAAGGCGAGTTCGTTTCCAAATCTCTCAGATCTGTCGCGCGCACACGATCGAGTCCAGTCCAGCGGCATCCACACTTCACGCGCCGCCAACGCTACATGCTTCCTGACATCTGCGAGCTTGGTTCCTCTTGTGCCTACTGCCGGCACAGGCAGTGAAGGAAAGATCGTTGACAACCTGACGATCAAGGTACGCCTCCCGAACGATCAGATTGTCCCTTGGTGATTAGAGCCAGGATCACCATGCATATTTCCATTATGCCGTCGTCAAGATTCAGTACGTGGGTGGCTTTCAATTCAATTAAGCTGCACATCTCGATCATGATGACATGCAGTTTGAGGAGAGTGGTGGCTGTATGGCGCCGTCTCGGTTCAGGGTTATTGATGGCCTCAAGTTGTGGGGTGGAGCTTGACTCTCTAGTGGTTGAGCCCTATGAGATTTTACTAGATCATTGATGAcacgcgttgctgcgcccgtctattttgGCTCTTACTTGTTAGGTTAAGCATATAATGTGGTTTATATATATTTGCTTGCATTGTTTTGAAATATTATGACTTCCTATAAtttgtatttttctttattttttaaacaAGGGTATGTAAATAAAGCGAGGAATCTGATTGTTCCTATAGCTCTTAGTATGTAGGTCATCTTCACATGGGGAAATATTACAACTTCCATGTGAACTTTAGCTTACATATAAATGTTGGCAGTACCATAAGCCAATCTATCCATGGTACAAAATAATGGGTACACACAGTTTGGTTCAAGTAAGCAATCTTGTTTGTAGTTGCATATGAATATGGAATTAAACATATATAAAATTGAAATTTATAATGATAGAAGGAGGCATCATGGCAGTAAATACTTTGAAAATAGATTGCATTGCAGCATAGAGTGAACTGGAGAAGATGCAAACCTCAAATAGGCGCCAGAAAATACTGCACAAAATATTCTGTAATTATGGATACATCTGATAGGACAGAGGACAGGAGCAGTAAAATCATACTATATATGAAAATCAAGAATcttgattattacatcaaaagcaaGGCACACTACATGCTTACATATCATATTGTTCGTGGTAACACAGATAAAATTATCTTCTAGATTCTTATATAAATACCAATGGCACTACAATATTTTCTCATTGGGGCTTAAAAACTGTTGTGCCATTTTACATGGAATAGGAGGAATAAGAACTGTTGTGCCGTTTTACATGGAATAGGAGGAACTACCTGAACCGAGCAAGAAAAGGCAACAAAAAACACAAATCAGTATTCTCTCGTTCTCTGCATACATTGTCTTTCTGTAGTAAACATATCTTGTGAGAACATCATTGTTTCAGCCCGTAGGGGCCGGAAGCTCTATCTATGGCAGCTGCCATACATTGATACACACAGCTTCGCCAACCAAGCTGCTGCCTCAAAGAAATCACCCTCCTTGTGGTGATGCTTAGAACGCGGATAACCTCATGTATTATCTTGCTCAGAATAGCAAGTGCCTAACTATAACACCTTAATCCTGACTCAAGTCACACGATAGCAGCCTGAGGTGAAGGTGTGACAGTTGTATACCATGACAGTCACCAGCAAGTAGAGGACAGAAATATAAACAATCGTTGATGTCTTACGGGTGAATTCTTCCACTCGTTGCACTCTTGCACACCGCCACGAAACAACAGTGAGTATAAGACATGCCTTTCCGATCAACTACATAATATGTACCACTTTTCCTGAATTATTTGAAAGGAATTAATGTTTTTTTTTTCTAATCCTACAATGACCTGGAGCGTCAATCTGAAACATCAAGGAACACACTCAACTCCACAAGTGGCAGCAGTAGCTACTGTGCAAAGTTCACTCCAATGCTAGCATACCCAAAAAGCTGGTACATCCCAATATATAGCCAAACAACATAAGCAACAAAAAGTTGCATCATAGGATTCATATGTCAAGCAGCTCGTGATGGTCATAAATTTGTACAGTATATGCCCCTTTCTTAAACTCATTTATCTCTGAATCGCAACAATTAGGCAATCAGGAGTACGATATAATATTGTAATGCTCTAAAAATAGGAATGAACTGTGGGGGTGCTCTTACCTAAGTGGTTCTTTGTGGGTAGCAGAGAATAGGAGTTGGTGGAGCCAATGCTGCCCCACACTGTCCACGTGAATGAGATCCCATGCCGCCTCCATGAACTGGTATGGAGATTCTACCAACAAGCAGTTTGTGCCTGCACGCTCAAGTGATTCAAACAATTGAAACCAAAGGGGAATTGTTCCAGAAAGGTGTACCTTGGGAAATCCACATGCAGAAATTGAACAGGCGAGAGATGTTGCAGAGGAGCGTAATGGCAGGTAAACCTAGAGAAAGAGAACCTGAAATGTTTATGAGTACAAAGAACAGTATAAAAACAAATTCCAAAATTTGATTGGATGAAAAATCAGGGGAAGAGGGCATGTAGGAACGAACCATCACCAATGGCTGCAGCAGAATAATTTGTAGAAGTGAGGGGAGCGGGGAAGGAGCAGAGGCACCGTGGAGACTATATGGGCGACCGTTAATTAAAGCCAAACATGAATCGACAATCGTATAACTGACCTGCAATAATCTCCAGTTTAGCCGGTTCATCGATTACCATTAATCGGTCCTGATTAACGCCTTAATGAATCGAGGGCGAGTGAAGATCAATCGATAGGCTCTTCGCTGCCATGTTGTTATGTGGCGTTACCGGTGAGGACACCGTCCACTCGCCCGGCTAGGAACCCCGTGGTGAGACGTCGTCGGCCGCGTCTGTCCGACCCCAACGCGGTCGCCCGCCCATGAGGCGCGGCCAAGCAAGGCTGCAGCAAAAGAGACCAGGGATAGGGTTGTGAGCGTCCAGTGTTTTAGGTTTCTCTACTTTTGCATTGGACGGAATCCTAgtacaggcccagtaggcccaattAAATCTCGGATAGCCGAAAAAGCCGCCGGAGCAGCGGCCCGGGAAGGTCAGCGCTCGTGACGAAGTCGGTACGTGCGATTTAGGGCAATTAAGAGCAAATCTGACGGTGAAAAAAGCATAGAATTGGTAATCCAATAGCTATAAACGCTAATAGCCTGAGAGAGCTGGAAAAGTGCTCGGTTATAATGTATCTAAATTGAGCACATGCCGGATCAGTTCGGCCGGAGGCTTGTTGATCTTGATGCAAACTTTGTTGGAATGAACAGCTATCCCAGTTATCAGAAAATGGAGAAAATGACTCCATTCATACAAAGAGTTCTGATCTGTAAATTGATGGTCAAGAAGGGGATAGTCAGGAGGGGGGTTTAAGCATAGGGTTGATGCAGGTACTACAAGGCAAGGATATACAAGTGTGCTTAATTTCTGTCAGCGCACCTGACGCGCCGGACCCGCAGGGCAGCGACCATGCCAGCAACAGCACTGCCCAGCGGCCCACCAGACAGAAGCGGCCTAACCCACGAGTCCACGGGCCAGAATGGGCCTAACTGAGCCGACGGATACTTAAGGAGGAGACAGCGGAAGAGGAAGGCATCTAGTGGATCAACGAACCGGCGGCGGCTACCTACCTCTCTCTCCCGAACCCTAGTTCCTATGTTCTTCCCATTCGAGCGACGCTTCCTTGTACTCGATCTGTAATAAGCTACTACTTCAGAGAGCAATAGATCGATCTCGCACTGTTATCCTATCATCTGGTATCAGAGACGCCAACCACCACCTCTCTCGCTCCGCCCTGGCGCATCTCATCGAGACGCGCGGTCTCCGACAAGCTCGCGACGCCATGGATCCAGGTGTGTCCGCCTTCCTCAgccgcttcgagacgaagatcgaaGCCGCCATCGACGGCCTCACCAAGGCGCAGCAGAATACGGCGACGAAGATCGACGATCTACTAAGCTGGCGTCCAGATCTCGAGCGCCGTGTCGCGGATCTCAGCGACGCTGTGGCTGCACTCCAAGCCGCGCCACCGGCACTGCTGAAGGAGCAGGAGGACCAGCGCACCTCTACGCTGCAGCCGCCAGGTGACCACATCGGCACCTCGGGAGGCGCAGCGGGCAACCAACAAGGGCCCGATGGCCACGGCGAATTTCTTCTTCAACGGGGGCACCCGGCGGCGTCCTTGgtgacgccgcccccgcccccggccAAAGGTCAGACAACAATTCCGACCTCCCCCGTTCCTCCGTCCCCCTTTACCCATGCAAGTCAGATGCTCACTGGACTGGGTCAGGCGCACCCGTCCATCATTTTTCCCCAATTTTCGGGCGAAAACCCCAATCTCTGGAAAACTCTTTGCGAACAGTATTTTAGCATGTTTGGGATCGCTGCTTCTTTTTGGGTGCCTATGGCTGCGCTCAACTTCTCGGGGCCAGCGGCCATTTGGCTTCAGTCGGTACAGAAACGGTTGCACGAATTCGATTGGGATTCCTTCACATCCCTTTTGAGCACTCGTTTTGGCTGCGACCGTCATCAGATGCTCATACGGCAGTTTTACACCATCCACCAAACTTCTTCGGTTGCTGATTACATTGAGAAATTTGAATTAGTCATCAATCATTTAAGTTCCTATTCCGATACGATGCATCCTTACTATTTTCTGGCTCGTTTTGTCGAGGGCCTGAGGAGCGATATACGGGCGGTGGTGATGGTACAACGCCCCCCTTACCTGGACACGGCGTGTGCGCTGGCGTTGCTGCAAGAGGAAGTGGCTGACGGCGCGCGTGCAACTCCAGTGCGACTCCCGGAACCGCCACCACGCGTGGGAGTGCCGCTGCCATTACCAGCACCACCAGTGCGCCACACTACTCCTACAGTCGCCTCCGACCGCCGCGGCACCGATGCAGCGCGCGCCGAAGCATCCAAGCTCAAGACGCTGCGAGAATATCGGCGAGCTCGAGGTCTCTGCTTCAAGTGTGGCGAAAAATGGGGACAGGATCATGTTTGCCCCACTTCGGTTCAACTACACGTCGTCGAAGAACTCTTGGACCTGTTCGGCATCGATAGCTTCACCGACACTCAACTGCCAGAGACGGGCGAGGCAAGCGACACAGTCATGGCGCTTTCTCTGTCCACTGTGACTGGAGGCGTCTCGGCCAAGGCCTTCCAACTACGCACCTGGATTCAAGGGCGCGAGGTGCTCATATTGGTTGACTCCGGCAGCTCCAATTCGTTCGTCGATGCTCAGCTTGCAAATTCGCTCTCCGGTGTACAGAGCCTGCCCAAACCTGGACGTGTTCGTGTGGCTGATGGGGGTGAGCTGATCTGCTCTCATGTCATTCCAAGCTGTGCCTGGTACACTCAGGGCCACGAGTTCTTTACGGATCTGAAGGTGCTCACTCTCGGGGCATATGATGCAATTTTGGGAATGGACGGGCTTGAGGAGCACAGCCCTATGGTGGTCGATTGGCGAGCACGTTTCCTGGAGATACCCACCCCAGCAGGACCCCTCCGTCTGGCGGGCCAAGATGCATCATCAACCTGTTGTGAAGAGATCAACTATGTGCAACTGCAAGGGCTCTGCAGCCAAGGGTCGATTTCTCGCATCATTCATTTGTGTGTGGTCGCCCCTGACGTTGAAGCACCAACCCCAATACCTGACTGCATTCAAAAGGTGATCGATGAGTTCCCCGATGTTTTCGCCGAGCCAACAGGTCTTCCACCCCGACGTGCCTGCGACCACAGAATTCCCATTATTCCAGGAGCACAACCAGTGAATGTACGACCATACAGACACAAGCCACAGCTCAAGTCAGAAATTGAAAAACAAGTGGAAGAGCTACTCAAATCGGGTGTCATTCAGAGGAGCACTAGTCCTTTTTCTTCCCCAGTGATACTAGTCAAGAAAAAAGATGGAACCTGGAGACTATGCATCAATTACAGACATCTCAACGCTCTCACAGTCATTGCCAAGCATCCGGTGcccatcatagaagaacttttggaTGAGCTCCACGGGGCAGCCTAGTTTTCTAAGTTGGATCTTCgtgccggctaccaccaaattcggcTGGCACCAGGAGAGGAATACAAGACGGCCTTTCAAACACACTAGGGGCACTTTGAGTTCAAGGTCGTCTCCTTCGGACTCGCAGGGGCGCCGGCAACTTTCATTGGTGCGGTCACAACCACTCTGAAACCAGTCAACCGTGTCTGTGTAGTATCTTTCTTCGACGACATATTGGTTTTTAGCGCTACCGTTCAAGCACATATTGATCATTTGCGTCAAGTCCTGACTCTGCTCCGAAGAGACAGCTGGTATGTCAAGCTCAGCAAGTGTGCTTTCGGACAACAACAGATCTCATACCTCGGGCACACCATCAATGCTCAGGGAGTTTCCACCGACCCATCTAAAATCACTGTTGTTGCCAACTGGCCAGCCCCAACAGATGCCAAGGGGGTCCGCAGTTTCCTGGGGCTTGCTGGCTATTACCGCAGATTTGTTCGAAACTTTGGAGTTATAGCAAAGCCTTTATTCAATCTGCTCAAGAAAGGGACCCCATTCATTTGGACTTCGACCACTGACACGGCATTCCAAGTACTCAAACAACAGCTCATCTCAGCTCCGGTACTTGCGCTGCCCAACTTTCAGCAGCCTTTCACAGTGGAAACAGACGCGAGTGACCGCGGCATCGGAGCTATTCTACAGCAACATGGTCATCCAATAGCCTTTATGAGCAAAGCGCTCAGCCCACGCTACCAAGGGTTGTCAACATACGAGAAAGAGTATTTGGCAATCATCGTGGCTATGGACCAATGGCGTCCATATCTGCAACACGCTGAGTTCGTCATCCTGATGGATCAGCGAAGCTTGGTTCACTTGGAAGAACAAAGACTGACCACACCATGGCAACAAAAAGCATTCACCAAACTTCTGGGACTGCGCTACCGCATTCATTACAAAAAAGGTGTTGAAAATGCGGGCGCCGATGCTCTGTCCAGGGCGAATCCAACGGACATGCTTGCCAGCATCACTTCTTGCTGGCCAGCGTGGCTCGAGGACGTGGTCACCAGCTACATCAACAACCCGCAAGCTTCGCGCCTACTGGAACAGTTGGCAATCAAGGAAGATCCCAAGAAACGCTTCTCTTTGCAGCAAGGGGTCATTCGTTTTCGTGACAGAATCTGGCTCGGAGGCAGCACTCAAATCCAACAAAGAATTATCTCGGCATTCCACGATAGTCCTGTCGGTGGCCACTCAGGTTTC
This portion of the Triticum dicoccoides isolate Atlit2015 ecotype Zavitan chromosome 7A, WEW_v2.0, whole genome shotgun sequence genome encodes:
- the LOC119330285 gene encoding uncharacterized protein LOC119330285; the encoded protein is MDEDAENEMEGHVGDDMEGDAGQGMEGDEIVQNPGAGQVGRKNKTLNDQQKIAAYVALHTLCMSRGGTFKKTDTQYIAKKFGVGVWNIQRIWRKAMLQIQQGQEVDIADQRKGNSGRKTKDINLEKILTIPLNRRSTLRSLAWQLGCSPTTLHRKFMLNLIRRHTNCVKPALKEKNKMVRMKFCLSMLDEATTATARPKFKTMHNVVHIDEKWFNMTKKNRTYYLLDGEEEPTRPIHGNCIGKVMFLTAVARPRWDREGNVTFSRKISIWPFVKEVPAQRRSDNRPKGTIETKSIKVDRKVMREFLIEKVLPAIQAVWPESDAGQTIYIQQDNAKPHILRDDQEFLAAVAKTGLDIRLVQQPANSPDLNVLDLGFFNSLQSLTDCLSPKTL